The genomic stretch GCTGGCCTCCCTATCTTCTTTTCGCTGTGTGAATGGTATCTTTCTTGTATCTCTTCTACCTTTTCAATGCCTCCCATATCACTTCTGTTTCCTTAAAGCTTATGATTCTCCTATCACTGAATAGGGGAGATATGCTCCCAGCCTTGTGGGGTGCAAACGTAGGAAACAGTTGGAGAACCACAAACGACATTTCTGATAATTGGGATAGGTATAATTGTCTCTTTTATGTTGTTTGAGACTTGAATGCTTTGCACTTTCAAGATTGTTCTTTACATGTTCTGATTCTCCTACAGCATGGTTTCTCGAGCAGACCAGAACGAGGTCTATGCAGAATATGCCAGACCAGGTGGCTGGAACGGTATGTACACTATTCACGGCCTATATAAACTAGAGATAGATGACCTAATTTGTGACAATCAAGAAAAATGATGTCTGCTTGAAAATGGATTTGTTGTCTACAGACCCTGATATGCTTGAGGTTGGCAATGGAGGAATGACCAAAGATGAGTACATAGTCCATTTCAGTTTATGGGCGATTTCCAAGGTATTTTTACTCTACCAAAGACAAGTTTTTTTCTCCGTGGCCATATTCATACCGATGTACCACGCTTGATCCTTCATTCGCAGGCTCCACTTCTTATTGGTTGTGATGTGAGAAATGTGACTAAAGAAACAATGGAAATCATAGCAAATAAGGAGGTGATCGACGTTAACCAAGGTAACCAAAAACCACCAACATAATTCACAACCCTCAGTTGGCCTAGTTCGCTTAGAGTTTGTGGTGCCATTATTTGCAGATAAGCTAGGTGTTCAAGCGAAGAAGGTCCGAATGGAGGGAGATCTCGAGGTAAATTCTTGCTTACATAGAGTGACGAGCGACGTGTTTGGAAACTTGTAAAACATAGTAAATTGTTGTTGGGTTTGTTCCATAGGTGTGGGCAGGGCCTCTTTCTGGGTACAGAGTAGCAGTGGTGTTGCTCAACCGGGGGGCATGGCGTACGGTGATGACTGCTCGTTGGGACAATATCGGCATCCCTCTGAGTAGCACTGTGGTGGCAAGAGACCTGTGGCAGCACAAGACATTGAAGCAAAGATTTGTGGATATGTTGACGGCAACAGTGGATTCTCATTCATGCAAGATGTACATACTCAAGCCTATATTTTGAGGGATATCTTGAACAATATGCCATTTGGGTGTGAGCTGCTTTGAATAAGGGCTTCCCACAAACATTTGTATGGAACAAATTATTGCTAATTAATTTCGCGTGTTGTTGGGATTGAGGGATCACTATCATTGCTTAAATGGATGCCAAGAACATTCCAAATAACCACAAGTTAATTATGATTTCTACAAAACTATAAATGGGATTATTGTATCCACTTTATGCTGCAAAGTTATTTGAACTGAATTTATGGtacattttcctttattttttaaaaaaaattggtgcaGGAATGCAAATAAAAAAGGGGTCTCACACAATAAATATCAATAACACCAATCAAGCAAAGAAGAAACAATTTGTACGAAATTTCAAACTACATTCAAATATATGCCAAGGTCACATTGATTGGACAAAAGTAAGGAAAAAAAACCACAtgaatttcacaaaatatatcCATGTTACAAGGCAATGTTACACACCTAAGATAATGAggcaaaacaaaacaaaacaaaacaaaatatagGCCAATAAagcactatatatatatttaggaGATTGGTAAGGTTATTGCTCGAGGATACAGCATATCTTTCTTAGTCAAAAACACTGGCATATCAAAACACTCTTACATCATACAAAGCAAACTTGCTCTATTCCCTTCAACTGGAGCGCAGCTCATTCAGTACGAAGAGCTATACTACCTTAGATAGCACCCGTGTCTGCACAAATCTCTCTAAACTACAACCAATTCATCTTCACTCGAGAATACCAAGTTGACGTTAGGGTTAAGACAACAAAACAGTAAGAATGGATCTGCGTCCACTGATGAAGCTTCAGCCACTAGCAGTTTTGAGCGGCAGCCACCAGGTCATCCATCACCTAACTTTAAGTTAAGATAAAGAATCAGGTCAATAATCCCTCTGAGCACAAATTTACAAGCACTATCATCTTTCAAGTATAACAAATTAGGGCATTTCCGCAGAATCAGAATCTGCAGTCCCCTGGAAGCAATTCCGTCTGCCCCGTCTGTATAGTGCTGATATAGTGTGAACATTAGACACTCAAACTTCCTGAAGTGCCAGATTCAGTTCCAGTGCTGATTTGGCGATATTACCACCTCTTCTGCAAAACAAAACAGCAGACAGAAGTTGGGATTTTGCATCAACCTGAAGCAGTAATTTCATGAGAAAAACATACCTTGAAAGAGCTGGAAGGGAGCATTTCAATTTCTCAAGTTCCACATAGCAGAGATTGCAACGCTCCAGCCTTGAGCCAAAGAAAGCAATGGTAAGATAGTTTTAAGATGACAATCATACATTAAATTATGCAAATAATAGTAGCAATGTAACAGCAATTTGCAAGAATAAGCTAAAGAGAGTTGTGAAGAACCAGCCAGACCTTTGCTCTGCCTCTATGTCTACACCAACAGATGCAGGCACTGACAGTGAAGAGTAAATCACAGAGCCAAATACTCTCACCAATTTTATGAGCATATCCAATGCAATATCTTGATGCCTACAGGATTACAAGTTGTCAGTTTTAAAAAGACCACCGGAAGCTGTCCGTGCTCTTATTCACAAGACACGAGACCTACTGCAAGAAGATAAAGTTTTCAAGAAACATCACCATAACCTTGTAGGCACAAGAGTGAAAAGCCGTTGAAACTTATATCTTATTAGATATTAGATACTTATGTTTTATTCTTTTATCAAATAAATAGCATTGTTACACGCTGAATGCACATTCTTTCTGCTAGCATTATAAATGAAAGGACAACTAATTAATCTTGAGATTTAACGATATAACCCTAAAACAAAGTCATGATGCAATATCTAGAAAAAATACAGTGGCAAGGTTTTGTgctttatttatataataatgagAACAAAGGCTCTGCTGGATCCAGCGTGCAACAATATAAGCTAGAGATAATTAGAAGGTTGACAACACCAAGGAAACTAGCGAAATTGTACTTGGCTTATTCTTGCTTAGTACCTACTCTATCATCAGCATTCATCACACTAATACCATGTTTTTCTATCCTTCAAATGGTAAGAAACTTAGAATAGGTTTGCTTGGGTCTTGCAGAAACTACAATCTGCTGACACATTCCAACTAGTAAACAGATCCAATGAAACGAAGAGGTTAATTGGTCAATAATGTTAGGGTAAAAtatattccattatttaattattttcagcCATTTCAACAAACAACAGCACTTGGTTGCTAAGAAGCTTACTCTTCTTTGGGGTATATTACCTACATGTCACAACATTACAGAAGCACACGACTAAGACGGTGTCAGATGACTCAGATTGCTAAAAaggtaaaaaattaatatgggCCTGCTCACCTGTCCATATTACTTTCCACAAGTCCCGTCAGGAGTGGCAAAAGACATGAACAAATATCTAATGTGACAACATCAGTTTTTTCTGCCAATAGGCTCATTACATCAGCAAGCACCTGCAACACGAGGAGGATTAGAAAGAGAAGAATGAGTAATCTGCTAGTTGCAACAGTTCTCATTATTCATCCATTAATCATAGATATATATCAGTATAATACTCACACTTTGGTCACCCATTTTGCTGATTGCACTAAGAGCCCCTCTTATATCATGCCTCTGCCAGTAGTTAAGGACTATCTGGCCACGAAGAAAACCAAGCCCAATCAACAATTGTATAGAATTTAGTCAATCTAACCTACAACAATCTCAAAGAAAATAGATAAGCATTACTATCCAGAATCTATCGGAGGATATCTCAAGCATATAATTCTAAAAGGTAGAAACCTTGAACTGAATTAGTGCATAATGAGTGACCTAAGTTGCTTCAAGCCATGAAAGGCAGTGTTTGGCAGGAAAATAAGGAAGTAATCATGATGTGCAGCATGTGCTAAATCCAGTTAGCAGTAAAGCACTGAGATATCACTAGCACTTCTAAAGAACTGAAACTACCATTGGTCTATCTATGGTTCTATGAGGTTTAATATAATGTGATGTGAGAACTTAACATCCCCACAGAATGCTTCTAATCAAATATTATGAACAGGCAATTCTATTCCATGGTATGATAACTCTAATAGCAGTGTTATTAAAAAGCGGAGATGGCGGCGCCGTGGCGGATGACGGTGGCAGTTTCTAGGCTCAACGCCACCGCCACCATGTGATATGGCAGTTTACTCCCTTTTTTGAATGGCGGCCGCCATTCGCGAAGCGCCGTGGCAGGATATGGCTTTCATGGCGGTCGAGATGCCTTTTTTCCTTGTAAAACGACCCCACTTACCCCACTACCCTGCCCACGTGACATGTAACCTAGCCCATTGGCCATTATAAACAGTCTATTTATAGGGTTTATGGGAGTTTATGGCTTCAAAACCATAACCGCTGCTGTCAATCCAAGTTATCGTCTCTCCAGTCTCCACACGCACAAGGCTCCAGATTCTAGATTTTCATTCACGATTAAGATAACTGAAAATTTTTATGTACTACTACTtggaccatccacaatagcatcAGACTAGCATAGTCTAGCAAAAAActcttcctgccacatcatcatgcCCTTCATACAGCCTAGCCACTGTCCTAGCCAAGTAACAGCCTAGCAATAGGCTAACAAAAGCCTAGCCAATGCCCTAgcccaacaaataaattgacaaatacgatttaattcattttaattattggtgtttatcaaatattaaaaaaatgaagtggaatgagttgtaaatatagagtataaataaaaaaataaaaataaataaataaatcgggTAGCCTATTGCTCGCCGCAAAATAGGCGGCCagcgatcggctagccggttagTCCATGCCTAACCTCTCGTCCGCTCCGCGCTCGTCCTTACCGTTAGCCGATTGCAATAGTGGACTAGACGCTCGCCCTAGCCGCTAGCCTGTGGCTAAGGCGGGCACTaatccactattgtggatgctcagtTTGTATTAATTCCACTatttaattctctctcttttcttgtAACTGTTCTACTCGATGCATGGATTAATTCCACTgtataattctctctcttttcctaTAACTATTCTACTCGATGAAAGCGTCTCCATAATTATTGTCTTCCAccatttaattttctaattttcctataactattctaatttttttgcatcttatgttatgtattatattttatttatttgttaatttatcgACCGCCATTTACGCCATAATACCGCCATGCcgaccgccataagccgccatacgctATTAATAACACTGTCTAATAGCAAAAAATGGCACCTCTCTATTTGAATCTATTGAGAAATGCAGCGCCATTATAAGGAATAAAATCGATATTAAGATAATACAACAACAAAATACCTGCAGTTTGCCTAATCGAGACATCATTGAGCCAACAAATTGATCATGTTGCTGTACCAAATCAGTAATAGTATCTTCATCACTAGCAGAGACTGACTCGTTTTCATCAGTTGAAGGATAACTTCTCTGTCATGGAAGATGTGAATGAACATCACAGTCAATCATACAAAATTTTGATCAGTAAGCATTTCAAGCTGCTTATAGAATATACCAGCTAGTTAGAAAGTCAGAACAGGTAACAGAACCCTCAAGAGCTGAGCATATAGATAGACTAGGGAAGTTCTTTCAAAAGTTATTATGGATTGAAAATGTTTCGCATAGCCATAGACTGCACATGTCAAGCATAAAAATTGAGCCTTAAGATCATTGCCTCTGCAAAAGCTAAGTATAATAAAATAGATGGTGATCAAAATTTCAGGAGGATTACCAGCTAAAAAATTAGATAATGACAACAACATGGTAACATTAGCATTTGTGGGAACAAAACTAGTTTAAATTAGCAGAATATCTATGTATTTCAGTAATTGGAAACCTAAGCAACAAAAAAGTGTGAAAGTCAATTAGCTCCCAATGGCCAATTCCTTATAAACAACAAAGCAAAATACACCTCCTATCAAGATCAGGGTCATATAAAGAGAATAAGTGTGTTTGGGGCCAAACAGTGGTTGGAAATCAAGATATAAGTGCCCAAGATAAAATTGAGTGTACTTACAGCATTTAATCTCCCAGAGATATTGCTTGAAGCAAGACCTGGACGGTAAGAACTTCTTCCTTTCTGTTCCCAGTTAGGGAGAATCAGCTGTGTTCTACCTAGTGTTATTAAGAGTAATGAGGAAGTGTTCATAACGCTGCAGAACCCTAATATACAAGTAGTTTCAAGTAGTAAAGCACAGTAGCACACTACATTCTGTAGTTATACCTCCTCTTTGACCTTCTACATGAGATGCCTCCACATTCATACTATTTCCTCGAAATTCATCTGTGATATAAAAACGCTATCATTTTCAATCATATGTAACCTAGAACATTAGGATGGTATAGAATAAAGAAGGTTCTGCAACTTTTACAATAAAGTAAAACCAGATTCGTGTCTTATTTTCGACCACTGAATCATAATTACTGCACTCAAATGTGACATAAAAACACTGGACTCATTATCATTAAACTTGTTTTCCTCATCCTACAATTATGGATCAACTTCGGTCTGAGACAGTACTGCAGCTACAAGCACACAACCTCTCCAATTAGAGCTGCGTCTCAGACTGCGTAAAATACTTGAGAGCTTTTAGATTTTATCCAACAGATTCAGAAATACAAAATTTAGCTACTGCATGTGGAACACTCTACAAGCTCACCAAAATGGGGCTTCCCACACCATACCTCATTTTTATACTCTAAGGAATCAATATCATTCCAATAGTATGTGAAACACTCAGCCAGGGTTTCTTCTTTTAAAATCTACTCCTAAGAACTTATTCTCCTATCACCAACTAGTCCACTAAAATCCAAGCTACAAGAGAAAATGCTACTCCAGAACAGGTTTGCAATAAGAAAAGAACGTAGCAAATACTCAAAAATGAtaagaaacaaaaagaaaaagggaCACATACAACTTTCATGCTGATATCTAGCAAGGGTATCAATAGCAGCATTTGTATCGACTCTTCTTGAACTCATATGTTTATCATCTCTGGCTTTTCTGTCTGCAGCAAGTCCACTCATTGAGTTCTTAACTGGTGCACTGAAAATTCTATCTGGGACATTCGAATCCATGGACTTTGGGGGCTCATTATCGGGCTGAGTAGGAATATTAGTCCTCTCCAAAACATCTCTGGTGTTAATacttttactaacatcagaagtTTTGGGCTGTAAATGCAAAGGTACAGCTTTAACTGGAGCATCTTCCTTTCTAAATTCAGTAACTTGCTCAGCTCTAGGATTATTTCGTGGCACGATCACAGGTATTACATCAGATCTGTTGAACAAAACATTTGCTACTGATTGGGCCTTTGGCGCTTGCCGCTTTGGGTTTATTGAACAGGAAATTGATGGTGCACTGGCCTGCATTGTCTTTGAAACAACACTGATATTTGACTTTTGAGGAGTGCTCGGAGTAGCTACAGTGAGCAGGTAAAAGAACATTTAGTTTAACTGAAAAATCAAATACAGTTGGGGGGAGGGGGGACTGTACAGAACACAAAAATGAGGCTTACATGCACTTGATTTAGAATCCTTATCTGAATTTTGGGGGACAGAGAGCCTTGTGAGAGATCTAGTTTCCTTCACCGCATCAGCATTATTTGAAATAGAAAGCCTGCCCAAATTGGCCTTCACATTATCCTCTGTGGTTACAGATGAACCACCAGAATTTGATTTGGCATCATTATCATCAGTTAATCGAGCAGTTTTTCCAATTGCATATGGTTCAATCCGCTGGCATCATCACAAGGGAGAATGAATAACACTCAAGAGTATGGACACAAACAACATGAGGGTTTTATGAATAGTAGAAACTATGACTTTGTTAATCATACCGAAATGTCTACAACCCAAACTCCAACACAACTCTGATTATAAGAACATCCTAGAAGCTTTCCTTCATGGATATTCATATCTGATAGTTTAGACCACCCCACATCTACAGTATCATGACTTCTGATTGGCTCCCATGAGAAAACCTACAACCAAggcataaagaaaaaaaaaagaatattagATGGGCCAGATAACAGCCTAATATATACCTTGGAAATAACTAAAACATCAAGAGCATACTTTCAAATTCTCATGCAAGCCACAAAGCAGGGTTTTCCCATCAGGATTGAAGATCATACTGCGTACTCCGGTGGTCTGGATTTGGAACAATTAAACAATAATTACTCAGAGCTCAGTCAAGAATATTAATAGCTGGTCTAAGTTACAGGGTTAAAGATAGGAGAGATATGTAGAGAAGCTGCAAAGAGCAGAATTagtgattaaattaaaaaaccTCAGGTGCAGTCGAGCAAATTAGCTCAAATGTTTCAAGATCCCAGAATTTTACAGTTCTGTCCGCTGAGCCTGTCagagaattaaaaaataaagcaaaaacaaaatatatcagAAAGTATAGCAATATAAAGATACTCAGTAGAAAAACTCAAAGTAAAAGTTTAATAAAGCATATTTCATGACAGCACCCGGTGaatataaataagaaaatgcagGTGTTGATCAAAAGTAAGAAAAGCTTGTTCTCTTTTTGTTAAACTATTAGTAGAATAAATTCTGGTTAGGAATTTGGAACCATAAAGGGAACCCTGATGCAAACCACTATAAATACTTGTGAAGTTTCATGAACTAGCTATGAAACGTAAACTCATCAAGTCTCTAAGAAGCTCCAAAATATGACTTTTAGGAGAATAAGTGTGACATTAATCTTGCTTCAGAACCACCTAAAGAAACCTGTGGAAATGTGTATCAAGAGTTTATTCAAGATTCCATCAAATAATTATGGTCAAAGCAAGAAGTTGAAATAAAGTGTGGTCTTCTGAAAGATGTCTGTATTACATCGTTACTCGTAGCCTCTTTAGCACCCCCCCCCCACACACACACTAATTTATCTTGCAATCCCACCCATTCCTGGGATGTCCATTTGCTTTACAATTTTTTAAGTGTGAATGTTATGTTTTGACTTTTGACAATTTTTGGATGGAGTTAACCTTTTTCAGAGGATGTCACGAGGTGTGTATGAAATTCATCTAGTGTCTTTGCTCATCATTTCTTCCAGaaatttttctttcttgaaAATTCTTACCCTTCATTTGCCTTTGTTTAAATCCACTTAGAACTTGGAACATTTCAGTACTTAGAAGTTAGAATATCCAACTCTTCTTGTGGTTGTTTTCTTGGATAAGTTGCTTGACAGTATGTATTACACAGATGTTACTCAAAATTCCTTCTCTCAGTAAGTTGGTGCATTCTAGCAGGAACCAGCCTGAGGGTATTAGACTAACAATGACTCGATACATACAATGTAGAAGGATTCATCgtggaaataaataaataaatgcttCCATACAATGTGGAAGGATTCATCGCGGAAAAAGTTAAGTATTATGGGGAGTTTGCAATGATCCTTTTTACTTTAattctaatactccctccgtcccactttaggagtctcggtttaccatttttgggtgtcccactttaggagtcccggttggaatattccataaatggtattaggccccacattccactaacctttttccactcacattctattataaaactaatactccctccgtcccctaataggagtcgctctttgaccgggcacgagttttaagaaatgtagagaaaagttggttgaaaaagttagtggaatgtgggacccgcatttttatatttgttttaaaataaaatgtgagtggagtgagttggtggaatgtggggcctactaccatttatggtaaaaatgaagagtgactcttaatgggggacggcccaaaatagaaattaacgactcttattcggggacggagggagtataaaaaagtaggacccacattccactatcttttttcaccaactttcctttacatttcttaaaacccgtgccgaactcaactgggactcctaaagtgggacggaggagtaAAATTTTATGATTCTTATGATCTTATCCCAAACAAAAATGATGCATTAATAAGTTAACAAAACAATTGCACTTATGATCTTATGATTCTTATGATCTTATCCCTGCATCatgtattttaaataaaataatttatgcaAATCCTACTATCCTAATATACTCTGAATACATGTTCCTCGATTATTTCTTGATCCTCAGTTCTATATCctttatttccattttcagatAGAAACGGGCaataaacttaaattaaatatgaTTATTCTCACTTAGGACACTAGGGCTAGATGAAAATATTGACCAGTCCGGATACActgtactaaattgaaatacCATAACATTCTGAAGAACCACAACAAGAAAAAATATGAAACCACAATGACTTGCAAAACAATTGATGAGTTAATCAATGGCTATTTAAATACAATGTTCAACAATAATAGAAAGAAGAAATGTGCAGACATAAGTATCAAATAATTACAAGACCAGAAAATAAGTAACTTTCTATTAGATACAATTTAGTTTTTGCTCGACTACCTTTTCTTATTATCCTTAAGAAAAATGCTAATGATTGTTCACTTGGCTGGAACATTGCACACACACCTCCcaacaaaaaataagaaaatgtaCCATAGACTTAATAGAACCAGTTGCTTATTAATATTGCTACATTCTTAGTAATCTGATTCTTCATTTTCTAGAGTGTTTAAAGGGGCAGTCATTCCATTTGTTTCATCTATTGGAGAATATTTCAACAGCAAGACATTGCAAACAGCTTATGACCTCATAAGTTTAGCAAATGTAGCAATGCAAAGATACCTGTTGCCAGCAAAAACTCATGTGGATGGAAATCGATGGACTGAACTTGGCCTTCATGGCATTTGAAATCATGCAAAAGCTTGCCAGCAGTTAAATCCCAGAGCTGCATTTGTAGGACCAGAAAGCAATCAGAGAGATTGAGCTGTTTTTTTTGTGAAGCGCAGTATATTGCAGCACAAAACCTTTAAAAACTAGTATGGCATTTGAAAACTTGCAAAAACTAGTATTTAATTGATGCATACGTTGTAATTTCCGTTTCAAAACCAGAAAGCAAAACAAGACAGCAAGAGGAATAGATAAGTCaagattatttaaataataacatGATAAAAGAAGAAACAAGATGTCTGAGTTCAATTCTAGATCAACTACAAAGAGAAAGGAGGAAGTGCTGAGGGCAGAAATATGAAATGAAAGTTTCAAACCTTCACAGTGTTGTCCTCTCCACCAGAAACAACCCACCGCCCATCAGGAGTAAACCTGATTGTGTTAACTCCTCGAGTATGACCCTTGTAGGTGTGTATACACCCCTTCCTTCTTATATCCCATATTTTGAGATTTGTGTCCAGGGAACCAGATGCAAAGAACTCCCCAAAAGGATGAAAGTCCAAGGATATGCAATTGGAGCGGTGACCAGTGAGGGTACGTATGACTgtaaaagatatgaaaaaggttAAACAAATGAAAGTCAATGGTTTCCCCTGGTTGTTAAACTATATTGATAAATGGAATAGTAGAAAGCTTACTCTTAGCCTCCTCCAAATCCCAGAGCTTAATGGTACCACTAGCTGCTCCAGCAGCAACCAATATCTCCGATGAATCAAAGCTAACTGAATCAATTCCACTGGAATGGCCTGACAAACTCTAAAGGATTGGAAGTTCTCAGAAGCTATCTCGTAAAG from Salvia splendens isolate huo1 chromosome 15, SspV2, whole genome shotgun sequence encodes the following:
- the LOC121767652 gene encoding alpha-galactosidase 1-like, with amino-acid sequence MEEGSGEARAWSISLLLLTISLAVNADRRSLLANGLAATPPMGWNSWNHFNCFIDEKMIRQTADALVSTGLADLGYKFVNIDDCWAEISRDEKGRLVPKNSTFPSGIKALADYVHSKGLKLGIYSDAGYFTCSNKMPGSLGHEEQDANTFASWGIDYLKYDNCNNDGSKPIVRYPVMTRALMNAGLPIFFSLCEWGDMLPALWGANVGNSWRTTNDISDNWDSMVSRADQNEVYAEYARPGGWNDPDMLEVGNGGMTKDEYIVHFSLWAISKAPLLIGCDVRNVTKETMEIIANKEVIDVNQDKLGVQAKKVRMEGDLEVWAGPLSGYRVAVVLLNRGAWRTVMTARWDNIGIPLSSTVVARDLWQHKTLKQRFVDMLTATVDSHSCKMYILKPIF
- the LOC121767650 gene encoding katanin p80 WD40 repeat-containing subunit B1 homolog KTN80.4-like isoform X1; its protein translation is MWRWAGVYLLRSAALSPNCARVFALFDFHFWSWEMTTTTKRAYKLQEFVAHSSSVNCLKIGRKSSRVLVTGGEDHKVNLWAIGKPNAILSLSGHSSGIDSVSFDSSEILVAAGAASGTIKLWDLEEAKIIRTLTGHRSNCISLDFHPFGEFFASGSLDTNLKIWDIRRKGCIHTYKGHTRGVNTIRFTPDGRWVVSGGEDNTVKLWDLTAGKLLHDFKCHEGQVQSIDFHPHEFLLATGSADRTVKFWDLETFELICSTAPETTGVRSMIFNPDGKTLLCGLHENLKVFSWEPIRSHDTVDVGWSKLSDMNIHEGKLLGCSYNQSCVGVWVVDISRIEPYAIGKTARLTDDNDAKSNSGGSSVTTEDNVKANLGRLSISNNADAVKETRSLTRLSVPQNSDKDSKSSASTPSTPQKSNISVVSKTMQASAPSISCSINPKRQAPKAQSVANVLFNRSDVIPVIVPRNNPRAEQVTEFRKEDAPVKAVPLHLQPKTSDVSKSINTRDVLERTNIPTQPDNEPPKSMDSNVPDRIFSAPVKNSMSGLAADRKARDDKHMSSRRVDTNAAIDTLARYQHESYEFRGNSMNVEASHVEGQRGGRTQLILPNWEQKGRSSYRPGLASSNISGRLNARSYPSTDENESVSASDEDTITDLVQQHDQFVGSMMSRLGKLQIVLNYWQRHDIRGALSAISKMGDQSVLADVMSLLAEKTDVVTLDICSCLLPLLTGLVESNMDRHQDIALDMLIKLVRVFGSVIYSSLSVPASVGVDIEAEQRLERCNLCYVELEKLKCSLPALSRYVFLMKLLLQVDAKSQLLSAVLFCRRGGNIAKSALELNLALQEV
- the LOC121767650 gene encoding katanin p80 WD40 repeat-containing subunit B1 homolog KTN80.4-like isoform X2; this encodes MWRWAGVYLLRSAALSPNCARVFALFDFHFWSWEMTTTTKRAYKLQEFVAHSSSVNCLKIGRKSSRVLVTGGEDHKVNLWAIGKPNAILSLSGHSSGIDSVSFDSSEILVAAGAASGTIKLWDLEEAKIIRTLTGHRSNCISLDFHPFGEFFASGSLDTNLKIWDIRRKGCIHTYKGHTRGVNTIRFTPDGRWVVSGGEDNTVKLWDLTAGKLLHDFKCHEGQVQSIDFHPHEFLLATGSADRTVKFWDLETFELICSTAPETTGVRSMIFNPDGKTLLCGLHENLKVFSWEPIRSHDTVDVGWSKLSDMNIHEGKLLGCSYNQSCVGVWVVDISRIEPYAIGKTARLTDDNDAKSNSGGSSVTTEDNVKANLGRLSISNNADAVKETRSLTRLSVPQNSDKDSKSSASTPSTPQKSNISVVSKTMQASAPSISCSINPKRQAPKAQSVANVLFNRSDVIPVIVPRNNPRAEQVTEFRKEDAPVKAVPLHLQPKTSDVSKSINTRDVLERTNIPTQPDNEPPKSMDSNVPDRIFSAPVKNSMSGLAADRKARDDKHMSSRRVDTNAAIDTLARYQHESYEFRGNSMNVEASHVEGQRGGRTQLILPNWEQKGRSSYRPGLASSNISGRLNARSYPSTDENESVSASDEDTITDLVQQHDQFVGSMMSRLGKLQIVLNYWQRHDIRGALSAISKMGDQSVLADVMSLLAEKTDVVTLDICSCLLPLLTGLVESNMDRHQDIALDMLIKLVRVFGSVIYSSLSVPASVGVDIEAEQRLERCNLCYVELEKLKCSLPALSRRGGNIAKSALELNLALQEV